The following proteins come from a genomic window of Egibacteraceae bacterium:
- a CDS encoding 2-oxoacid:ferredoxin oxidoreductase subunit beta, translating to MARTLTRADFKSDQEVRWCPGCGDYAILATIHSVLAELGVPRERCVVVSGIGCAARLPYYTDTYGFHGIHGRAPAIATGITSARPDLQVFVITGDGDALSIGGNHLIHALRRNANMTIVLFNNQVYGLTKGQYSPTSEVGKVTKSTPAGSLDHPFNPVSVALGAEATFVARSIDNERAHLAATLEAAARHKGTSFVEVYQNCNVFNDGAFDAVRGNRANQIRLEHGEPIRFGDHGEHGVVLCDEAQLEIVDVVDGDEGALLVHDAHREDPSLAFALSRLSHTPRGPTPIGLFRQVSRPVYGTELQRQIDEAVGLRGTGDLGALLAEGDTWTVGA from the coding sequence GTGGCACGCACCCTGACCCGGGCCGACTTCAAGTCCGACCAGGAGGTTCGCTGGTGTCCGGGATGCGGGGACTACGCGATCCTCGCGACGATCCACAGCGTCCTCGCCGAGCTCGGGGTGCCCCGGGAACGGTGCGTCGTCGTGTCGGGGATCGGCTGCGCCGCCCGGTTGCCCTACTACACGGACACCTACGGCTTCCACGGGATCCACGGGCGGGCGCCGGCCATCGCCACGGGGATCACCTCCGCCCGGCCCGACCTGCAGGTGTTCGTCATCACCGGCGACGGCGACGCCCTGTCCATCGGGGGCAACCACCTGATCCACGCGCTGCGGCGGAACGCCAACATGACCATCGTGCTGTTCAACAACCAGGTCTACGGCCTGACCAAGGGGCAGTACTCACCGACGAGCGAGGTCGGCAAGGTCACAAAGTCCACCCCCGCCGGCTCCTTGGACCACCCGTTCAATCCCGTCAGTGTCGCCCTGGGCGCCGAGGCCACGTTCGTGGCCCGGTCGATCGACAACGAGCGGGCCCACCTGGCCGCGACGCTGGAGGCCGCTGCCCGCCACAAGGGCACGTCCTTCGTCGAGGTCTACCAGAACTGCAACGTGTTCAACGACGGCGCGTTCGACGCCGTCCGCGGCAACAGAGCGAACCAGATCCGCTTGGAGCACGGCGAGCCGATCCGCTTCGGCGACCACGGCGAGCACGGCGTCGTCCTGTGCGACGAGGCCCAGCTGGAGATCGTCGACGTGGTGGACGGCGACGAGGGGGCGCTGCTCGTCCACGACGCCCACCGCGAGGACCCGTCGCTGGCCTTCGCGCTCTCGCGGCTGTCGCACACCCCCAGGGGACCGACCCCCATCGGCCTGTTCCGGCAGGTCTCCCGCCCGGTCTACGGTACGGAGCTGCAGCGCCAGATCGACGAGGCGGTCGGGCTGCGCGGCACGGGGGACCTTGGGGCCCTGCTCGCCGAGGGGGACACCTGGACGGTCGGGGCCTAG